Proteins from a single region of Sneathiella aquimaris:
- the astD gene encoding succinylglutamate-semialdehyde dehydrogenase, translating to MTQATLFIGGHWQSANGTPFSSENPQTGEQIWRGKSATEQDVDDAVQAASQAFEKWALMPLADRIEFIRAYQIILKERKEEIASLIASETGKPLWESLTEAATMIGKVDLSLSAYDARTGQKETPIPGATARLRHKPHGVIAVFGPYNFPGHLPNGHIVPALLAGNCVIFKPSELTPAVAEKMVQCWEDAKLPNGVLNLVQGGADTGIALSSHEGIDGLFFTGSSRTGSLIHSEFGGRPGKILALEMGGNNPLIVSNVSDIKGAVYHTVQSAFVTAGQRCTCARRLILPQSDQRSAFLDQLTQTTQSIQVGPDKADSVPFMGSVISNKAADGMLAAQENLIRLGGKTLVKMARLEDGKPFLSPGLIDVTDISELPDEEYFGPLLQVIKTDDFKSAIQIANKTRFGLSAGIFTDDPAEYETFLALSKAGIVNWNRPLTGASGAAPFGGIGASGNHRPSAFYAADYCAYPVASVEADKADLPETLTPGISL from the coding sequence ATGACACAGGCCACTCTTTTTATCGGCGGGCACTGGCAGTCCGCAAATGGTACGCCTTTTTCGTCTGAAAACCCACAGACAGGAGAACAGATCTGGCGCGGGAAATCAGCAACAGAGCAGGATGTTGACGATGCGGTACAAGCCGCGTCACAGGCTTTTGAAAAATGGGCCCTGATGCCGCTTGCCGATCGCATAGAATTTATTCGCGCCTATCAAATTATTCTTAAAGAAAGAAAAGAAGAGATCGCCTCGCTGATCGCATCTGAAACCGGTAAACCTCTTTGGGAATCCCTGACCGAGGCTGCCACCATGATCGGAAAGGTCGATCTGTCTCTTTCTGCCTACGATGCCCGTACGGGCCAAAAAGAAACACCAATCCCTGGTGCCACCGCACGCCTTCGGCACAAACCCCATGGCGTTATTGCTGTTTTTGGCCCCTATAATTTCCCCGGTCACCTGCCCAATGGTCACATTGTACCTGCGTTACTTGCAGGGAATTGCGTCATTTTTAAACCAAGTGAGCTTACGCCCGCTGTCGCTGAAAAAATGGTTCAATGCTGGGAGGACGCCAAATTACCAAACGGCGTCCTGAACCTTGTACAAGGCGGTGCCGATACGGGAATAGCCCTCAGCAGCCATGAGGGTATCGACGGTCTATTTTTTACCGGGAGTTCACGGACAGGCAGCTTGATCCATTCGGAATTCGGCGGTCGGCCCGGGAAGATTCTAGCCCTTGAAATGGGCGGAAACAATCCGTTGATTGTTAGCAATGTTTCAGACATCAAAGGAGCGGTGTATCACACGGTGCAATCCGCTTTTGTAACCGCCGGACAAAGATGCACCTGTGCCCGGCGGTTGATCTTACCCCAAAGCGACCAACGGAGTGCCTTTCTGGATCAACTGACCCAAACAACCCAGTCCATTCAGGTGGGCCCTGACAAAGCGGACAGCGTGCCCTTTATGGGAAGTGTCATTTCAAACAAAGCTGCAGATGGTATGCTTGCCGCGCAGGAAAACCTTATTCGGCTGGGCGGCAAAACGCTTGTAAAAATGGCCCGCCTGGAAGACGGAAAACCGTTCTTATCCCCCGGTCTTATTGACGTAACCGACATTTCAGAATTACCAGACGAAGAATATTTTGGCCCGCTTTTGCAAGTCATCAAAACTGATGATTTTAAATCAGCAATTCAAATAGCGAACAAAACACGCTTTGGTCTTTCCGCTGGTATTTTTACCGATGACCCCGCTGAATATGAAACCTTCCTTGCTTTATCCAAAGCAGGCATCGTCAATTGGAACAGACCGCTGACCGGTGCAAGCGGGGCGGCACCATTTGGCGGCATCGGGGCCAGCGGCAATCACCGGCCAAGTGCCTTTTACGCCGCAGACTATTGCGCCTATCCTGTTGCCTCTGTAGAGGCAGACAAAGCCGATCTGCCCGAGACACTGACACCTGGGATCTCCTTATGA